ATTTTCCCCACGTTGTACCATATATCCTTGTAACCTCTTATACCCAATAGCTTGTACCTCCCACTCCCCAACCATCATATTGCCCCTTTCCCTGCTTCTCCACACTGGCAACCATTGGCTTATTCTCTATATAAGTGAgcctacttctgttttattatattcacagctttgttgtattttttaaactccacatataagtgatatcatacagtattcgtctttctccgtctgactcatttcacttagcttaaCACCTTCCAAGTCCATACATGTCGCTTCAGATAGGAAAACTTCAAGGACCTGGTCTTTAAAAGATTTATTCCCAGAGTCAAGATTTTGgtaatttacaaagaaaattggCAATGACACAATCCAATCATGCAGTATTTTTTATATTAGCATTGGTGTTTGTTATAGGTGTGTACGGTGTGGGcatatgagtgtgtatgtgtagtaATGTGTagatatgtgtatgtttgtgtgagAGAGAGGGGGGAAGAGGGATTTCAGGTTTGTGTAAAATTATGTGTGGGTAAATATATGATGGTAAAACATATGAGAGAATGTGAGTATAGATCAAGGCATTCTTGAAATTTTAAGTACTACGTATGTGTGTATCTAAGATAGTATATATCCTGCAGCGGACATGTCTATCAAATAGAATATGCATTTACAAAGAAATAACTATTTTGGATAGAAATCTTGATCAAAATTGTTATTAAGTCCAAAGCATTAGGATAGTATAAAGCTGTATAATTTACTGAGTtctggaaaacagtatttttGGAGGAACAAGAATCCATGAGCTGAAGTGTatgggatttttaaatttaagttgcACCTGTTTTTCAGCATAGTATAGGAACTCAGACAGTGTTGGCTAAACTGAATGAGGATTTTGAATGGAAAAAAGTGATGTGGACTTCACAAATTGAAGAAGCACAGTCACCATGAAGCTTGAAAAGAGTGAATAATTGCTCGGGACAATGACAGAAGGAGTTGATATTAACTAACGATGaccatgcatgcctgctaagtcgcttcagttgtgtctgactctgtgtgaccctatggactgtagaccaccaggctcctctgtccatgggattcaccaggccagaatactggagtggattgccatgccctcctccaggggatcttcccggcttagggatcgaacccgcatcccttaagtctcttgcattgacaatcaaattctttacaactagtgccccTGGGAATCCCTTAATGATGTCCATAAAGTCATGTAAACTATAATCCACCAACTCTTAGAAAAATATGTCCTGTAAATTGATAGTTTGTAACAGAGGTACCCTGAATAATCAAAAGAATGATTGATGCCAATATGGAAAACTCCCTGGAAAAGCCGTATAAATCATCAGGCATGGCCAGAATAAATAAGATAGTCTCTTTAGGTAAAGTAACTGTATGTTCTAATATATATGAAACTGTGTGGCTTATGCATGTTACCTGCCAACTTCCTAACAATCTTTCTTCACTACAAAGTATCTCATTTTGAATTATaattagtcattttatttttcgGGATATATAATGAGCTGTTGGAAGTGAGGGTGACTCAAGTGAGCCTAACATTTACCACCCTCTGTCTTCAGGAACTGGGACTTGTGCCATCCTGGTCTGCCATGGTCCTTTTCAACCTGAGCAGTGACAACCCAGGACCCTTCATTCTGGTGGGGATCCCAGGCCTGGAGCAAGCCCATGTGTGGATTGGAATTCCCTTCTGTATCATCTATATTGTAGCCATTGTGGGAAACTGCATCCTTCTCTACTTAATCTTGGTGGAGCATAGCCTTCACGAACCcatgttcttctttctctccatGCTGGCCATGACTGACCTCACCTTGTCCACAGTTGGTATTCCTAAAACACTCAGTATCTTTTGGCTTGGGGCTCGAGAGATCACATTCCCAGGGTGCCTCACACAAGTGTTCTTCCTCCACTACAGCTTCGTCCTGGATTCAGCCATCCTGATGGCCATGGCatttgaccgctatgtggccatctgctcTCCCTTGAGATACAACTCTATCTTGACCCCCAAGACTATCATCAAGATTGTGGTGGGAATCTCCTTTCGTAGTTTCTGCATCATCCTGCCGGTTGTATTCTTGCTCATACGACTGCCTTTCTGTAGGACACGCATCATACCACACACATACTGTGAGCACATAGGTGTTGCCCGGCTCGCCTGTGCGGACATCTCCATCAACATCTGGTATGGCTTTTGTGTTCCCATCATGACAGTCATCTCAGATGTGATCCTCATTGCCGTTTCTTACACACTCATTCTCTGTGCTGTCTTCCGCCTCCCCTCCCAAGAAGCCCACCAGAAGGCCCTGGGCACCTGTGGTTCCCATGTCTGTGTCATCCTCATGTTTTATACACCTGCCTTTTTCTCCATCCTTGCCCATCGCTTTGGACACAATGTCTCCCACACTTTCCACATCATGTTTGCCAACCTCTACATTGTTATCCCACCTGCACTCAACCCCATTGTTTATGGAGTGAAGACCAAGCAGATCAGAGAGAAGGTcaccattttgttttcttccaagaggACATAATAATGTTCCAATGAGCAATGGAAAAGCTAGGATAAGTGTATAGTATATATTGATgtcataagaattttaaaaaagcaaatgctaTTTAAAGCAAGAACAGTCTACAAGTGATTTTGCATATTAAGAAAATGGCATGATCTATAGGAAAGAGATGCTTCTATATTTATTGATGACAAATCAAAATGTTGAATGCATTGCCTTTGGAGAGAGACTGTTAGAGGAAAATAGATCTAAATAAGGTTTTTAGGAAAGCCCTCCTTGAACAAAATTGCATATTccttaagaaaagtgaaaatcatgAGATGTCAGTCATCGGGATGAAGGATGGCATAAATCAGGCAGAGGAGGCAAAAGACGTGTACACTGATAACTTTAGGACATtaataaaagaagtgaaaagacacAAATACAGGTTTTCCTATTATCCAAAAgtagaacattctttttttttaattggaggataattgctttacaatgttgtggtagtctttgccatacatcaacaagcatccattataattacatatattctttccctcttcagcctcccttccccaccccatcttgcccctctaggtcatcacagagcaccaagctgggatccctgtgtcatacagcagcttcccgctaGTTATGTATTTTGCATAAGAGTGTGTATACATCAATGCCTCTTTCTCAACTTGTCctaccctttccttcccccactgtgtccagcATTTcattctctacctctgtgtctccatttcttctctgttaatatgttcatcagtacatttttctagattccatatatttgtgCTAATacgtgatatttgttttttctctttctgacttatttcactctaacAGGCTCTAGGTGAATCCGCCTCACAACAAGTGACTCAAATTCGTTCCTTTTTtgactgggtaatattccattgtatacatgtaccacaccttctttatccattcatctgttgatggacatataggtgGCTTCCATgccctggttattgtaaatagtgctgcaatgataTTGGGGGACACaggtctttttgaattgtggttttctcaggatatgcgcccagtagtggaattgctgggtcatatggtagtttttattcctagtttgttaaggCATTTTCATACTGCTCTTCATAGGagctgtactaatttacattcccaccaatagtgcaatagtgtttccttttcttcacttcccctccagcatttatcacttgtagtttttttatgatggccaatTCTGATTGGTCTGAGATGATACCTTGCTGATTGGTCTGAAGTGATACCTTGCtcaaaaatattagagaaatatttgcatttctctaataatgagtgatattgggcatcttttcatgttatttattgaccatctgtatgtcttccttggagaaatgtcaatttaggtcatcttctcattttttgattgggatgtttgtttttctgatattgagctatatgaactgcttatatattctggagattTATCTTTTGTCCATTGCTCTGTTTGcagttattttccaaagtagatcATTCTTATGAAACCTTTGGTAAGTCAAAATAGAGTAAAGCAAAAATAGCCTTAATACACATCTTGCTAATGGATGCAAAAATAATTGAGATAAGGCATAAATGCTCACTGACACAGTACAAAGCTCTGAAGGtttgatgctgagatgctgagaaTAGTTCCCAGGGAAGGTTCTCTGCAGTATCAGTCTTGCTGTTCTTGGTGTGCACTCCTCTATGGCAGTTAGTTGCAAAACTAATGCTGAgcattattttcccttttcaccTTTATTGATAAAAGCAATAATCCTCTTCCAATTTTTTCAGTTAGTGAAAACAGTTATTGATATAAGTGTTTCATAAAAGTTAAGTGGTGTAAAGCAAACTTTTGAAAAGTGGGGTATCTGTAATTGGAAAGGTGTATAATGTTCTTGAATTGGGAGAGctaatgttgttaaaatgttcatacaaTCCAAACCATttgcagattcagtgcaattcctgtCAAAATTCCAACACCATTTTTCACAGGCATAGAAAAAGTAATCTTAAATTTTCAAGAAACCACAAAAAACAAAGGAGTGAAAACAACCTCACGATAAAAGTTCAGAGCTGGAATCAtagtattttctgatttcaaattatattataaatcaatagtaataaaaacaatatggtgattatcagttcagttcagttcagttgttcagtcgtgtctgactctttgtgaccccatgaatcgcagcacgccaggcctcctgtccatcaccagctcccggagttcacccagactcacgtccatcgagtcagtgatgccatctagccatctcatcctctgttgtccccttcttctcctgcccccaatccctcccagcatcagagtcttttccgatgagtcaaatctagcatgaggtggctgaagtactggagtttcagctttagtatcattccttccaaagaaatcccagggctgatctccttcagaacggactggttggatctccttgcagtccaagggactctcaagagtcttctccaacaccacagttcaaaagcatcaatgcttcagcgctcaaccttcttcacagtccaactctcacatccatacatgactgctggaaaaaccatagccttgactagatggacctttgttggcaaagtaatgtctctgcttttcaatatactacctcggttggtcataactttccttccaaggagtaagcgtcttttaatttcatggctgcagtcaccatctgcattgattttggagcccaaaaaaataaagtcagccactgtaaAAGCTTTTACCTTGGTTTTGACAGTAATTTTTTAGatgacacatacacaaaaaaaaaacacaggtaaaataagcaaaaataaactagtGAGATTACATAAAATTAGAAAGCTtctgtaaagcaaaaaaaaaaaaaaaaaaaagcaatcatataaatgaaaagataacttatggaatgggagaaaatatttgtaagccATAGATCTCAAAAGAGGTTGACACCCAAAATATAGATGGAACACATAcaacttaaaaatgattataataaagAACTGACtaaggaaatagatggggaaagagtggaaacagtgtcagactttatttttgggggctccaaaatcactgcagatgttgattgcagccatgaaatcaaaagacgcttactccttggaaggaaagatgtgacctagatagcatattaaaaagcagagatcttactttgccaacaaaggtccatctagccaaggctatggtttttccagtggtcatgtatggatatgagagttggactgtgaagaaagctgagcaccaaagatttgatgtttttgaactgtgggtgttggaaaagactcttgagagtcccttggactgcaaggagatccaaccagtccattctgaaggagataagtcctgagtgttcattggaaggactgatgctgaggctgaaactccagtactttggccacctgatgtgaagagttgactcattggaaaagaccttgatgctgggagggattgggggcaggaggagaaggggacgacagaggatgagatggctggatggcaccactgactcgatgcacatgagtttgggtgaactcagggagttggtgatggacagggaggcctggcgtgctgcagttcatggggtcgcaaagagtcggaaacgaccgagtgactgaactgaactgaaacttaatctgattaaaaatgggctaaagacttga
Above is a genomic segment from Bos javanicus breed banteng chromosome 15, ARS-OSU_banteng_1.0, whole genome shotgun sequence containing:
- the LOC133261270 gene encoding olfactory receptor 52H1, giving the protein MVLFNLSSDNPGPFILVGIPGLEQAHVWIGIPFCIIYIVAIVGNCILLYLILVEHSLHEPMFFFLSMLAMTDLTLSTVGIPKTLSIFWLGAREITFPGCLTQVFFLHYSFVLDSAILMAMAFDRYVAICSPLRYNSILTPKTIIKIVVGISFRSFCIILPVVFLLIRLPFCRTRIIPHTYCEHIGVARLACADISINIWYGFCVPIMTVISDVILIAVSYTLILCAVFRLPSQEAHQKALGTCGSHVCVILMFYTPAFFSILAHRFGHNVSHTFHIMFANLYIVIPPALNPIVYGVKTKQIREKVTILFSSKRT